A window of Plasmodium brasilianum strain Bolivian I chromosome 8, whole genome shotgun sequence contains these coding sequences:
- a CDS encoding ribosome-binding factor A: protein MHFLCPNVPKKLFPLIFLSKKESTRHEIYRKRFERKLKDAIQAILYKKGIKFNYKYHIDEDIIEGITVYKVELNSDCSVAKVYVEIMGDSIDSRQGFIWIKKNCKIIRYKLAQLMKDRKRVPFLNFVLSNLSEQTLLFCEMENIKEHYADMFKDDLEKAGIGTEENWQQYMEQNDDIK, encoded by the exons atgCATTTCCTTTGCCCAAATGtaccaaaaaaattatttcctcTGATTTTCTTATCCAAAAAAGAATCTACTCGTCATGAAATATACAGAAAGAGATTTGAAAGAAAACTAAAAGATGCAATACAAGcaattttatacaaaaaaggaataaaatttaattataaatatcatATTGATGAAGATATAATAGAAGGTATAACCGTTTATAAGGTTGAACTGAATAGCGATTGTTCTGTTGCCAAAGTTTATGTTGAAATAATGGGGGATTCCATCGATTCTAGACAA gGCTTCATATGGATAAAGAAAAACTGCAAAATTATTAGATATAAACTAGCTCAATTAATGAAGGATAGGAAAAGAGTACCTTTtctaaattttgttttaagtAATCTAAGTGAACAAACGTTATTATTTTGTGAAATGGAAAACATAAAGGAGCATTATGCAGATATGTTTAAGGACGATTTGGAAAAAGCGGGCATAGGAACCGAGGAAAATTGGCAACAGTATATGGAACAAAACGACGACATAAAATAA
- a CDS encoding hypothetical protein (conserved Plasmodium protein) has translation MNNYTTKMFYSKNKVDISNLANSQEKLNESYMYVKKLSAQKFPKIMYNSEVNKFPLHNMGKSSILTERNNRGMENSCYKNTYLLNNMLIRKKSINEHNDFKDKPVLFDGKAGNVIKLYEMSPVIQCKNANCSNENKKPLNRSCINEENCTLSKTEVNTQKKKILKSKTNTFISCRNNLKVKDALNQKKNYLMTDISEYNSENTQNDEKLFGKRYFTHNDQFMYDLKNNNSSCKYENVSKRSVPNFFFFLNKKNTMNNMNKDTKLNNDDTNIFVQNSDDEAQDRNQVIMDDDKSNKNNFHQARQISLIMCNGNDVDDLCVEDNRCNNVLQNWRKDKNNISSIGKTNFLVKENSNSKIINVKPLKDSSDGLYMYKNKYVSERRYNEKLMEQKNIFNAYESRLGDNTNIFLKRRNDKLNTFNCLSGSIRDLSEKNIVHSYRGNSSPFSNYVKTVNSKRICSNITDKSSARYIYPLSTVVRAELHETTQIPISKSVRGIIRNLSINEKMKNVTRSCSDANIVHRCIEGGGNYMNRCRMEKEENNQNGMEKCKDESNIIMEHHARERKDITKVCEGENPLVKGRYEGESYLVGDENEGKSKNDSVRTKETGNHSELNRNKPDNMDTKNKSTRNISPKSVNTSGSVCISETCSSERSYEKYGIKIKKNHTDSIINKGGSITTQSDDFIKSNQFLKRKEKKLLYREEINFIEGLSRNRIKELKKVLKKLNNAKGYKFNIDKFLLQENGYEKIIKQKEQYAVVENNTHYSKNEQVKVDADMGVYDGDVSHHTNADISTHTGDELKGETEKGLCSKEDINSRNGKDYYINEVCKGNFQHGEVINLNGSKNEKTSLEFLYKIKRSLNVLDLSFNELIKLDKVKNIFWYLYIKHVLKCRGDNVTDFCEYLKNKIDEKMNKHYFIEYVNYKNFQTFSKSNFERFEYKMKILGILFYLLKSYPLDYDENKGCFYMLDPQKNKMLKSVKCNIMKNKLNHVKLIKEVNENFKNNFFFLDKIFIPKDAFFFVKDSQDIVLRDKSNKKMHIHQALVNDLKEDIKEKTVFDSLYASYPPFKSDYYRYIQKKRIQNKIRKLKEYILYYYDFNSVQDFFETLIIFDQEYHKIPKVSNTSDSSSHNITSSSLPKISRTNCIALFNLTKKVYGAYCKFCVEGHKDFLKDKQTNNDEIRKSVLNRDEQKGEILTIVEGLKQKEHNNKCITNIDRVRTNKNGENEKSSQFFQKRSNSTSISGSSSRDYQCLLKCKREEERKLREGKYSDENDNYEKDKANKINVPGNDELHNGINRNDKCKYNNSASDDTYDSSDKCEKSNVEEPYRNMSSNCFNKRCNKKENVIEETSSTYEEFFHMNDNEKKVKEVNFKTLKLFLENLGKIKGYPNFTSIDECFLGICFCDPDIPKHLFIQKRILPKNMNFNGFMNCMRYVPYVIPDFPLSTSYFMSTYNSTNSSSSISGEDIFNSRNAFLKVLKYRGKKNNMIELRNKIVLDIVKIFVLISWAFGVDTGQYNKLVDIPSDKVVDMVASSYYINYKYHLKKNREHIKCNDNILSSNSLSDYLSSSEEDTKSNEHKDISNGGKKEYNNGGKGQIKNEKMYKQSSTSYKGNTNVFSKSAQMIMPCDISRRHEERGNRTFSGNNHESNKINYSGMVNKNCLFEESLMRGKKKMSYKLVPKWHMSNDIFLSRLVSYDEIQISLHKIYPLFIIQTALIYMVHISCCLLSEEEWRYFFEKPFTLYNKLTPEDIALRYIKLKGYKFFKLSSIQKNKNIDIHHVFMNVPENMQCQEIYKLAINGESTSCGYLAEPFDIYHLMFISKVFWYIFLYSDNFLILRSSLFWNKGKYVT, from the coding sequence ATGAACAATTATACCACTAAAATGTTTTactcaaaaaataaagtagaCATAAGTAACTTGGCTAACAGCCAAGAGAAATTGAATGAATCCTATATGTAtgtcaaaaaattaagtgcTCAGAAATTTCctaaaattatgtacaacAGTGAAGTTAATAAGTTTCCGTTGCATAACATGGGTAAGAGTTCAATTTTAACTGAGAGAAATAATAGAGGTATGGAAAATAGctgttataaaaatacttatCTATTAAATAACATGTTGATAAGAAAGAAGAGTATAAATGAACATAATGACTTTAAAGATAAACCAGTCTTATTTGATGGTAAAGCAGGAaatgtaattaaattatatgaaatgaGCCCAGTAATTCAATGTAAAAATGCAAATTGctcaaatgaaaataaaaagcctTTAAATAGGAGTTGCATTAATGAGGAAAATTGCACACTGAGCAAAACAGAAgtaaatacacaaaaaaaaaaaattttgaaaagtaAGACAAATACTTTCATAAGTTGTAGGAATAATTTGAAGGTAAAGGATGctttaaatcaaaaaaaaaattatttaatgacGGATATTTCTGAATATAATTCTGAAAATACtcaaaatgatgaaaaattatttggtAAAAGATATTTTACACACAATGATCAATTTATGTacgatttaaaaaataataactctTCATGTAAATATGAGAACGTTTCCAAAAGATCTGTtcccaatttttttttttttttaaacaagaaaaatacaatgaataatatgaataaagatacgaaattaaataatgatgatacGAACATATTTGTTCAAAATTCGGATGATGAAGCACAAGATAGGAATCAAGTAATTATGGATGACgataaatcaaataaaaataattttcatcaaGCGAGACAAATCTCTCTTATTATGTGTAATGGAAATGATGTAGACGATTTATGTGTAGAAGACAACAGATGCAATAATGTGCTACAAAATTGGAGGAAggataaaaacaatataagcAGCATAGggaaaacaaattttttagtaaaagAGAATAGCAATTCTAAGATAATAAATGTTAAACCACTTAAGGATAGTAGTGATggattatatatgtataaaaataaatatgtaagtGAACGTAGatacaatgaaaaattaatggaacaaaaaaatatctttaatgCATATGAAAGTAGGTTAGGTGATAACACtaacatttttcttaaaaggAGAAATGATAAGCTCAACACTTTTAATTGTTTAAGTGGAAGTATTAGGGATCTGAGTGAGAAGAACATCGTACATTCTTATAGAGGAAACTCATCCCCCTTTAGTAATTATGTCAAAACAGTAAATTCAAAAAGGATATGCAGCAATATTACTGATAAAAGTAGTGCAAGGTATATATATCCACTTAGCACAGTTGTTCGTGCGGAGCTTCATGAAACTACCCAAATCCCCATCTCAAAAAGTGTGAGAGGTATTATTCGAAATTTGTCAATTaacgaaaaaatgaaaaacgtTACAAGATCATGCAGTGATGCAAACATAGTCCATAGATGCATTGAAGGTGGAGGCAATTATATGAATCGTTGTCGAAtggaaaaagaggaaaataaTCAAAATGGAATGGAGAAGTGTAAGGATGAGAGTAATATCATAATGGAGCATCATGCAAGAGAAAGGAAGGACATAACGAAGGTGTGCGAGGGTGAAAATCCACTTGTAAAAGGTAGGTATGAAGGAGAAAGTTATCTTGTAGGAGACGAGAACGAgggaaaaagcaaaaatgacTCAGTTAGAACAAAAGAAACAGGAAATCATAGCGAACTCAACAGAAACAAACCTGATAATATGGacactaaaaataaaagcactCGTAACATATCACCAAAAAGTGTGAACACATCAGGTAGTGTATGTATCAGCGAAACATGTAGTAGTGAAAGAagttatgaaaaatatggcataaaaataaagaaaaatcatACTGatagtattataaataaagggGGTAGTATTACAACACAAAGCGatgattttataaaaagtaatcagtttttaaaaagaaaggaaaaaaaattgctatATAGAGAAGAAATCAATTTTATAGAGGGACTAAGTAGAAACCGAATAAAAGAGTTAAagaaagttttaaaaaagttgaaTAATGCTAAGggatataaatttaatattgaTAAATTTCTTCTTCAGGAAAACGGCTatgagaaaattataaaacagAAGGAGCAGTATGCTGTTGTAGAGAATAATACACACTATTCTAAAAATGAACAAGTAAAAGTAGATGCTGATATGGGGGTATACGATGGTGATGTAAGCCATCACACTAATGCGGATATAAGTACGCATACAGGTGACGAATTAAAAGGGGAAACCGAAAAAGGACTATGTTCGAAGGAGGATATTAATAGTAGAAATGGTAAGGATTACTATATCAATGAGGTATGTAAAGGGAACTTCCAACATGGTGAAGTGATAAATTTGAACGGTTCAAAGAATGAAAAGACCTCGTTAGAATTCCTTtataagataaaaagaaGCTTAAACGTTCTTGACTTATCTTTTAACGAATTAATTAAACTAGACAAGgtaaaaaatatcttttggtatttatatataaaacatgtaTTGAAATGTAGGGGTGATAATGTTACAGATTTTTGtgagtatttaaaaaacaaaatagatgaaaagatgaataaacattattttatagaatatgtgaactataaaaattttcaaacaTTTAGTAAATCAAACTTTGAAAGGtttgaatataaaatgaagatactaggaattttattttatttactaaaGTCCTATCCACTAGattatgatgaaaataaaggatgtttttatatgttgGATCcacaaaagaacaaaatgtTGAAAAGTGTAAAATGTaacattatgaaaaataaactgAATCACGTCAAATTAATAAAGGAAGTGAATgaaaactttaaaaataattttttctttttagacaaaatatttattccgaaagatgcttttttttttgttaaagaTTCACAAGATATTGTGTTAAGAGATAAGtccaataaaaaaatgcatatacacCAAGCTTTAGTAAATGATTTGAAAGAGgatataaaggaaaaaacggTGTTTGACAGTTTGTATGCTTCTTACCCTCCTTTTAAATCGGACTACTAcagatatatacaaaaaaaaagaatacagAATAAAATTAGGAAGCTTAAGGAATAcatactatattattatgatttcAACTCTGTGCAAGACTTTTTTGAAACGTTGATTATATTTGACCAGGAGTACCACAAAATTCCAAAAGTTAGTAATACTTCAGATAGCAGTTCACATAACATTACATCTAGTTCTTTGCCTAAAATTTCACGTACTAATTGCATAGCACTTTTTAATCTCACAAAAAAGGTATATGGTGCATACTGTAAGTTTTGTGTTGAAGGACATAAAGACTTCTTAAAAGATAAGCAGACAAACAATGATGAAATAAGGAAAAGTGTACTCAACCGAGATGAACAGAAAGGTGAGATTTTGACAATTGTTGAGGGGTTAAAGCAAAAGGAACACAATAATAAATGCATTACAAATATAGACAGAGTAAGaactaataaaaatggagaaaatgaaaaaagttcacaattttttcaaaaaaggaGTAACTCTACAAGTATATCTGGGAGTAGTTCGAGAGATTATCAATGTTTACTAAAATGCAAGAGGGAGGAGGAAAGAAAATTAAGAGAGGGAAAATACTCAGATGAGAATGACAACTATGAGAAAGATAAAGCAAATAAGATAAATGTACCAGGGAACGACGAATTACATAATGGTATTAATAGAAACGATAAATGcaagtataataatagtgCTAGTGATGATACATATGATAGTAGTGATAAATGCGAGAAAAGTAATGTAGAAGAACCATATAGAAATATGTCGTCCAACTGTTTTAACAAAAGGtgtaataaaaaggaaaatgtaaTTGAAGAGACTTCGTCAACATATGAAGAGTTCTTTCATATGAATGACAATGAGAAAAAAGTTAAGGaagtaaattttaaaactttgaaattatttcttGAAAATTTagggaaaataaaaggaTATCCAAATTTCACATCAATTGATGAATGCTTTTTGGGTATATGTTTTTGCGACCCGGATATACCTaagcatttatttattcaaaaaaggATACtaccaaaaaatatgaatttcaACGGTTTTATGAACTGTATGAGATACGTTCCATATGTTATACCTGACTTTCCTTTGTCCACAAGTTATTTCATGTCAACATATAATAGTactaatagtagtagtagtattaGTGGTGAGGACATATTTAACTCAAGAAatgcttttttaaaagtattaaaatatagaggaaagaaaaataatatgattgaactgagaaataaaattgtgttagatatagtaaaaatatttgttttaatatcatGGGCATTTGGTGTCGATACGGGGCAGTACAATAAGTTGGTTGACATTCCTTCTGATAAGGTGGTTGATATGGTTGCTTCTTCGTActacataaattataagtatcatttgaaaaaaaatagagaacACATAAAATGCAATGACAACATACTATCTTCTAATAGTCTTTCGGATTATTTGTCTAGTAGTGAAGAAGACACGAAGAGTAATGAGCACAAAGACATTTCAAATGgtggaaaaaaggaatacaATAATGGAGGAAAAGgccaaataaaaaatgaaaagatgTATAAGCAAAGTTCTACCTCATATAAGGGAAATACGAATGTATTTTCGAAAAGTGCTCAGATGATTATGCCTTGTGATATTTCTAGACGACACGAAGAAAGAGGCAATAGAACCTTTTCAGGTAATAACCAcgaaagtaataaaataaattacagcGGTATGGTCAATAAAAATTGCCTATTTGAGGAATCCCTAAtgagggggaaaaaaaaaatgagctACAAGTTGGTACCTAAATGGCACATGtcaaatgatatatttttatcaagaTTAGTATCTTATGATGAGATACAAATATCTCTTCACAAAATATACCCTTTGTTTATTATACAAACAGcgttaatatatatggttCATATATCGTGTTGTTTATTAAGTGAAGAAGAATGGAGGtacttttttgaaaaaccTTTTACcctatataataaattaaccCCAGAAGATATTGCTCTTAGATATATCAAATTAAAAGGGTACAAATTCTTCAAATTAAGTAGcatacagaaaaataaaaatattgatataCATCATGTTTTTATGAACGTACCCGAAAATATGCAATGTCaggaaatttataaattggCTATTAATGGAGAAAGTACCTCCTGCGGATATTTAGCTGAACCGTTTgatatttatcatttaatgTTTATTTCTAAAGTTTTCTGGTACATTTTCTTATACTCGGACAACTTCCTCATTTTACGATCGTCTTTATTTTGGAATAAAGGCAAATATGTAACTTAA
- a CDS encoding N-terminal acetyltransferase A complex catalytic subunit ARD1, with amino-acid sequence MLSIRKSNVYDLLSMQECNSINLPENYSMRYYFYHALSWPSLSQIAEDGKGKVCGYTLGKLEEENEKKGHLTSVAVLKTYRKQKLAFYLITQTHQYVNDIYNVDNICLHVRISNSAALNLYYNLLNYKVKGTEPLYYGNKEDAYLMEYVFAK; translated from the coding sequence atgctgtcaataagaaaaagtaaCGTTTATGATTTACTGTCAATGCAAGAATGTAATAGTATAAATTTACCAGAAAATTACAGTATGAGATATTATTTCTATCATGCCTTGTCATGGCCTTCTTTAAGTCAAATAGCAGAGGATGGGAAAGGTAAAGTTTGTGGATATACATTAGGAAAActagaagaagaaaatgagAAGAAGGGACATTTAACTTCAGTTGCTGTTTTAAAAACTTATAGAAAGCAAAAGCTAgccttttatttaataaccCAAACACACCAATATGTGAATGACATTTATAATGTTGATAATATTTGCTTACATGTTCGAATAAGTAATAGTGCCgcattaaatttatattacaaCTTATTAAATTACAAAGTTAAAGGAACAGAGCCGCTGTATTATGGAAACAAAGAAGATGCTTATTTAATGGAGTATGTTTTtgcaaaataa
- a CDS encoding hypothetical protein (conserved Plasmodium protein), with the protein MSSSNNKILKAKVEGIKSSDLDMFKSLIIPFNAIVEQYNKEDGSATVHFKSGIDKKHLVGLGKYTIKPMTYESSDTNDQKMRKRNVNFICDRIVVDEHDIINFFLNITLIAPVTCVLLSLLIFFSVF; encoded by the exons atgagttcatcaaataataaaattcttaAAGCAAAAGTAGAGGGCATTAAAAGCTCAGACTTGGACATGTTTAAAAGTTTGATAATACCATTTAATGCGATCGTCGAACAATATAACAAAGAAga CGGATCAGCGACAGTACATTTTAAAAGCGGTATAGATAAGAAGCATTTAGTTGGTCTAggaaaatatacaattaaacccat GACGTATGAGTCAAGTGATACGAATGATCAG aaaatgagaaaaagaaatgtaaattttatttgtgaCAGAATAGTAGTAGACGAACATGAcatcataaatttttttctgaatatCAC GCTAATTGCTCCAGTTACATGTGTGTTGTTGAGTCTGCTGATATTCTTTTCAGTTTTTTGA